In one window of Palaemon carinicauda isolate YSFRI2023 chromosome 2, ASM3689809v2, whole genome shotgun sequence DNA:
- the LOC137617015 gene encoding uncharacterized protein — protein MSDLKAVISRRKTVRKKVTVCYDKRDNYRGLDPALQTTERGLLLNYQKSLLELDQNVFELKFSDDGVTEAALDTESDICQDYQDRIQICLSLLPASLSNHSNVSIDNARSLLKQPTAPLPRFTSKENEDFTSFLKEFLSTTNSFTYPDRDLLLLLKQQVDGRAKLLLDSLEADKQTFNDAVELLKAAFASESTRKVNTIRQLTELKLGLSDDPYSYISKFRTILQSVSTLEITADDFIQYFAWSGLNEQFKKELVQITNQTRPSCKDIKDNFFTATERYENARKISKFKGPAISGNFQGKNLQDTSTSLAIKVDSNINNASKSCNLCQKVDSKDINHFISKCPNFPTAQEKVSKLSECKGCVKCGSFMHPSTKCSFRFRKKCYHCGGWHFSFLCIKTSSTQSKNEPSSSATVKTATNSGVAILPNCSSRSALPTFTFQVSGQGRLFRGLKDTGSQSTFVSERLANFGKFKVICNDVDSTVNGFNGPKVYKTRIVQLPITLTTGVVEIFAMVVPSINIKLSLPGLGKVIKAFKDRGYSFADSFLDPKSSEISDIDVLLGSDSSHCLLGKDVVFGNNDPSVYIDTLHGIMLTGNLDRLINNVDYLQTRDSNFYCMNTDSSEPLLSFPVVDSSVSICTHSFLLGCDYFSPSFSEEIKDLDFGNIATSCNFNVLNTKGKVIEEKLREATNHILEAECRNYLNYDQPECDEQTTDLNRKLIDFTLKNLFRETDGRIRVPLLWNGKLSHLLSKNERLAKLILKSTLKKHKKDKGNLLLMDQTFRDQLAEGIIEPVDNLEQFKLEHPNYSFIPHMAVFKPQRETTKCRIVYLSNLSENERNKGLNLSHNQCMFPGPNLNQKMLSAFIHLRFDEKLLTFDLKKAFNMLTLSENDQAKLLFYWFRNVRKDDYTLVAFRNVRLSFGLRCSPFLLMISLFYILIINSDKDDDKLKECKKLIYSLTYMDNGAYSCDNLDTLQWAYSVLPKVFESFKFSVQQLITNDISLQSRIDKDMKIETPIENKLFGLTWNRISDEIFTKPINLNADASTKREVLTTIAAQFDIFGFNLPLMNRMPKGVGWYQEASTRTTLHAVALSYLARQYLHGTTIDTSGVNRLLNIGTNLYKELLCELQSRRLILIADLPTVVTVKSKQVFVNVDYVKSLMPKLQNHELDIYKAYHMVESVPQDLQGLRDNIDVEFQQWYANEVKDITEQVGSTESMQHTT, from the exons ATGTCAGATTTAAAAGCTGTAATTTCCAGGCGCAAAACGGTTCGTAAAAAAGTTACTGTTTGTTATGATAAACGTGATAATTACAGGGGTTTAGATCCAGCCTTGCAAACGACCGAAAGGGGTCTTCTGCTTAACTACCAGAAGAGTTTATTGGAATTGGACCAAAATGTTTTTGAATTGAAGTTTTCAGATGACGGGGTAACAGAGGCGGCTTTAGATACAGAGAGTGACATATGTCAGGATTACCAGGATAGAATCCAGATTTGCTTGTCTTTGCTGCCTGCTTCTCTCTCTAATCATTCGAATGTTAGCATTGATAATGCTCGTTCCTTGTTAAAGCAGCCAACTGCTCCTTTACCCAGGTTTACCAGTAAAGAAAACGAGGACTTCACGTCATTTCTTAAGGAATTCCTAAGTACCACTAATTCCTTTACATACCCAGATCGTGATCTTTTGTTGTTGCTCAAGCAGCAAGTAGACGGTCGTGCGAAATTGTTGTTGGATTCTTTAGAGGCGGACAAGCAAACCTTTAATGATGCAGTAGAGCTTTTGAAGGCAGCATTTGCTTCGGAAAGCACTCGTAAGGTAAACACGATCAGGCAGTTGACAGAACTTAAGTTAGGGCTTTCAGAtgatccatattcatatatttcaaaattcaggactatattgcagtctgttagtacactagaaataacggcagatgattttatacagtattttgcatggtcaggccttaatgaacaatttaagaaagagttggttcagattaccaatcaaactcgtcctagctgtaaggatattaaggataacttctttactgccactgaaaggtatgagaatgctaggaaaatttcaaagtttaaaggtcccGCTATTTCTGGAAATTTTCAAGGGAAGAATCTGCAGGATACTTCGACTAGTTTGGCTATCAAAGTCGACTCTAATATTAACAATGCATCAAAAAGTTGCAACTTGTGCCAAAAGGTAGATTCAAAGGATATTAATCACTTTATTTCCAAATGTCCAAATTTCCCTACTGCACAGGAGAAAGTATCGAAATTGTCAGAGTGCAAGGGCTGTGTAAAATGTGGAAGTTTTATGCACCCGTCTACTAAATGTTCTTTCAGGTTTCGCAAAAAGTGTTATCATTGTGGCGGTTGGCATTTCTCCTTTTTATGCATAAAGACAAGCTCCacccaaagtaaaaatgagccgtctaGTTCTGCTACAGTTAAAACAGCGACGAATAGTGGAGTAGCCATACTGCCTAATTGTAGTAGTAGATCTGCACTTCCAACTTTTACTTTCCAAGTTTCAGGTCAAGGGAGATTATTCAGAGGGCTCAAGGATACCGGTTCACAAAGCACTTTTGTATCGGAGAGACTagccaattttggtaaatttaaagtTATATGCAATGATGTTGACTCGACAGTTAATGGTTTTAATGGTCCCAAGGTCTATAAAACTAGAATAGTACAGTTGCCTATTACTTTAACCACTGGTGTAGTTGAGATTTTTGCTATGGTTGTGCCCTCGATAAATATAAAGTTGTCCTTACCTGGTTTAGGGAAGGTTATTAAAGCCTTTAAAGATAGAGGTTATTCCTTTGCTGATTCCTTCCTAGACCCAAAATCTAGTGAAATTAGTGACATTGATGTCTTGTTAGGTTCAGATTCTTCTCATTGTTTGTTGGGAAAAGACGTTGTATTTGGCAATAATGACccctctgtatatatagatacgttacatggcattatgctaacaggaaatcttgacagattgatcaataatgtggattatttgcagactcgcgacagtaatttctattgcatgaacactgattccagtgagccattgttatctttccctgttgtggactcctctgtaagtatatgcacacattcttttttattgggttgtgattattttagtccctcatttagtgaggaaattaaagaccttgatttTGGTAATATTGCTACTAGTTGTAACTTTAACGTATTGAACACTAAAGGCAAGGTCATAGAGGAAAAGTTAAGAGAGGCCACTAACCATATACTTGAGGCAGAATGccgtaattatcttaattatgatcagcctgaatgtgatgagcagacaactgatctgaataggaagttaattgatttcacgctaaaaaatcttttcagggaaacagatggcaggattagggttcctttgttgtggaatggtaaactatctcatttactctctaagaatgagaggttagctaaattaattttaaagtctacattaaagaagcacaagaaagataaaggtaatttgctattgatggatcagactttcagagatcagttagccgagggtattattgaacctgtagataatcttgaacaatttaaattagaacacccaaattattctttcattccccacatggcTGTTTTCAAGCCTCAACGTGAGACAACGAAATGTAGGATAGTTTATCTCTCGAATTTGAGTGAAAATGAACGTAATAAAGGTCTGAATTTGtcccataaccagtgtatgttcccAGGCCCTAATCTGAACCAGAAAATGTTGTCAGCTTTCATTCATCTTCGGTTCGACGAGAAATTATTGACATTTGATTTGAAAAAGGCATTCAATATGTTGACTTTGAGCGAGAACGATCAGGCAAAACTTCTATTTTACTGGTTTCGTAATGTTAGGAAAGATGATTATACCCTGGTTGCATTTCGCAATGTCAGACTAAGTTTTGGTTTACGTTGCAGTCCTTTTCTCCTTATgatatcacttttttatatattgattattaactCTGATAAAGATGATGACAAATTAAAAGAATGTAAGAAGTTGATCTATTCATTAACATACATGGACAACGGAGCCTATTCTTGTGACAATCTTGATACCCTTCAGTGGGCTTATTCGGTTTTACCTAAGGTGTTCGAGTCCTTTAAATTTTCAGTGCAGCagttaataactaatgatatttccttgcagagtagaattgataaagatatgaaaattgagacaCCTATAGAGAATAAATTGTTTGGTTTAACATGGAATAGGAtaagtgatgaaattttcaccaagccTATCAATCTTAATGCAGATGCCAGTACTAAACGTGAGGTTTTGACCACCATAGCTGCACAGTTCGATATTTTTGGGTTTAATTTGCCACTCATGAACAGGA TGCCAAAAGGAGTCGGTTGGTATCAAGAAGCTTCCACCAGGACAACCTTGCATGCGGTGGCATTATCATACCTTGCACGGCAATATCTTCATGGAACAACGATTGATACATCAGGTGTCAATCGCCTGTTGAATATTGGAACTAATCTGTACAAAGAGCTATTATGCGAGCTGCAATCACGACGACTTATACTTATTGCGGATTTACCCACGGTGGTGACTGTGAAGAGCAAGCAGGTATTCGTGAA CGTGGATTACGTCAAATCTCTTATGCCAAAGCTACAAAACCATGAACTGGACATTTACAAGGCATATCACATGGTTGAGAGTGTCCCACAAGATCTCCAAGGACTTAGAGATAACATTGATGTTGAGTTTCAGCAGTGGTACGCCAATGAAGTGAAAGACATTACTGAGCAAGTTGGATCAACTGAATCCATGCAACACACAACTTGA